One window of the Ketobacter sp. MCCC 1A13808 genome contains the following:
- a CDS encoding MafI family immunity protein, translating to MMTTYDYQSIENLLLRLLGLLLEIFTNSERNEVQDFIDAGEYELALDTLVDIVIEENKQIPGEYLALVCELAELMQLDKKVFEEKLRGHVTDS from the coding sequence ATGATGACTACCTACGATTATCAGTCTATCGAAAATCTGTTGTTACGATTGCTTGGTCTGTTGTTAGAAATATTTACCAATTCTGAAAGAAATGAAGTACAGGATTTCATTGATGCTGGTGAATATGAACTGGCTTTGGATACCTTGGTTGATATCGTAATTGAGGAGAACAAGCAGATTCCTGGTGAGTATTTGGCTCTCGTCTGTGAGTTGGCAGAGCTAATGCAATTGGACAAAAAAGTGTTTGAAGAGAAACTGCGCGGCCATGTAACTGATAGCTAA
- a CDS encoding EndoU domain-containing protein, producing MLDGDATGGGHRPGTGKPGKSEFPQGWSDDKIMHEISDIATDPNAVTRTGRGGRTITEGTRDGIDIRVIQERNGDIVSGFPTNVPRNP from the coding sequence ATCCTTGACGGTGATGCCACAGGTGGTGGGCATAGACCTGGTACTGGCAAGCCAGGAAAGAGTGAGTTTCCTCAAGGCTGGTCAGATGACAAAATCATGCATGAAATATCTGACATTGCGACTGATCCAAATGCCGTAACTCGTACTGGGCGTGGCGGGCGGACCATTACCGAAGGAACGCGCGATGGGATTGATATCAGAGTAATTCAGGAACGCAATGGAGATATTGTCTCAGGGTTCCCAACTAACGTGCCGAGAAACCCATGA
- a CDS encoding DUF6896 domain-containing protein has protein sequence MGTIPNLNKLIHQLICYQVALISAFAALHPGLKDWQFLLDFPKTGEIEIGGQIWMFNKHGVGLLFRNVSTGEIIDVHKYVDNTEIFDSWRLEQFLDSIGVDYSEYDLADCLAKLKDQGVIKSSVISDGYFELSG, from the coding sequence ATGGGTACGATTCCAAATCTTAACAAACTAATACACCAACTAATCTGCTATCAAGTCGCTTTGATTTCCGCGTTTGCTGCTCTTCATCCTGGCTTAAAAGACTGGCAGTTTTTGCTCGATTTTCCCAAAACTGGAGAAATTGAAATTGGTGGTCAGATATGGATGTTTAATAAGCATGGAGTAGGCCTGCTATTTCGGAACGTTTCTACTGGCGAAATTATTGATGTTCATAAGTATGTAGACAACACAGAAATATTTGATTCTTGGAGGTTAGAGCAGTTTCTCGACTCAATTGGAGTCGATTATAGTGAATATGACTTAGCAGATTGCTTGGCAAAGCTTAAGGATCAAGGGGTGATTAAGTCATCAGTTATCAGTGATGGATATTTTGAACTCTCAGGTTGA
- a CDS encoding immunity 53 family protein, whose amino-acid sequence MSSESGLLERLQQWYASMCNEDWEHTYGVFISNIDNPGWSLKVELKDTYLYDVEFKDIKVQRADENDWILCKVEKGNFQGYGGPFNLGELIGVFLSWAEENAP is encoded by the coding sequence ATGAGTTCAGAATCTGGCCTGTTAGAGCGCCTCCAACAGTGGTATGCATCCATGTGTAACGAAGACTGGGAGCACACCTACGGGGTGTTTATTAGCAATATTGATAATCCAGGTTGGTCATTAAAGGTCGAATTGAAAGATACCTATCTTTATGATGTCGAATTCAAAGACATAAAAGTACAACGTGCTGATGAGAATGACTGGATATTGTGCAAGGTCGAGAAAGGTAATTTCCAAGGGTATGGAGGCCCCTTTAATTTGGGCGAATTGATTGGAGTTTTCCTGAGTTGGGCGGAGGAAAACGCGCCGTAA
- a CDS encoding RHS repeat domain-containing protein — MNKRLTSWLSTSNWQSLGHVRHAANKEIGFINIKAGISTMKHFEIITKSVSRALIILLMFGFAFCSNAAVESITYFTTDHLGSPIMATDHSGAVKWREDYLPYGSQIVKEDTDNSVGFTGHLDEKTLNVTYMQGRWYHPEMGRFLAVDPVWFVESSPMSFNRYAYVNNNPYKYVDPDGRYLDLAVEALSISVGIASLVDNYSRGDYSAAIVDAGGILVDSVLMAVPIFPGASGLGIEATRDGAQIVAKKARKELPSLDSTGKVHGELPRPKDLKNYSNEELTQLKGELGESVQQRIKINIELGSDKAHGQRQAAEQQLIKSIEKHLDN; from the coding sequence ATGAATAAGCGGCTCACCTCCTGGCTATCCACCAGCAACTGGCAGAGTTTAGGGCACGTTCGTCATGCGGCCAATAAAGAGATAGGATTTATTAATATCAAAGCAGGCATTTCGACTATGAAGCATTTTGAAATTATCACAAAAAGCGTAAGCCGCGCTTTAATCATATTGTTAATGTTTGGCTTTGCTTTTTGCAGCAACGCGGCCGTAGAAAGCATTACCTACTTTACAACGGATCACCTGGGTTCACCCATCATGGCAACGGACCATTCAGGCGCTGTTAAGTGGCGTGAGGACTATCTGCCCTATGGTTCACAAATAGTAAAAGAAGATACCGATAATAGTGTTGGTTTCACAGGTCATCTGGATGAAAAGACGCTGAATGTAACTTACATGCAAGGCCGATGGTACCACCCCGAAATGGGACGGTTTTTAGCAGTTGATCCGGTTTGGTTTGTGGAAAGCAGCCCAATGAGTTTTAATCGGTATGCATATGTCAATAACAACCCATATAAGTACGTGGATCCTGATGGGCGATACTTAGATTTAGCCGTTGAAGCATTGAGTATCAGCGTTGGAATAGCAAGCTTAGTAGATAATTATAGCCGGGGAGACTATAGCGCAGCGATCGTAGATGCAGGGGGTATACTAGTCGACTCTGTTTTAATGGCAGTACCAATCTTCCCTGGTGCTTCAGGGTTAGGGATTGAAGCAACGAGAGACGGGGCTCAAATTGTTGCAAAGAAGGCAAGAAAAGAACTACCTTCGTTAGATTCAACTGGAAAGGTACATGGTGAATTGCCGCGGCCTAAGGATTTGAAAAATTATTCAAATGAAGAGCTGACTCAGTTGAAGGGTGAATTAGGTGAAAGCGTGCAACAACGAATAAAGATAAATATTGAACTTGGTAGCGACAAAGCTCATGGGCAACGGCAAGCAGCTGAACAGCAATTGATTAAAAGCATTGAGAAGCATTTAGACAATTAA
- a CDS encoding putative Ig domain-containing protein, which produces MQTNNAVPELATIGSQSVVEEQALDFTVTATDADSTVPTLSADVSGLPGNPSFSDWGDGSGRLNWTPPLNSPGTYTLVIRATDAVDSSLYSEQTVTITVETVPVTTGNFVYQESAGLVVMEGEHYINQEQSFENYNWELITPAEAVGEGAIVAPAGASVSPPNGFTTDNARVDYAIDFTQTGTYYLWIRGYAPNSTSRTFYPGMDGIPHSSGKYFVIPPPNGWSWSNVRQGSAGNVFTFEVSSPGVHHLNLWMRESDVIIDRILLTTDSSFVPNGNGPEESQYE; this is translated from the coding sequence ATGCAGACCAATAACGCTGTACCTGAGCTAGCAACCATTGGCAGTCAAAGTGTTGTGGAAGAACAGGCGCTTGATTTCACGGTGACGGCCACTGATGCAGATAGTACGGTCCCAACATTGTCGGCGGATGTGAGCGGTTTGCCGGGCAATCCAAGTTTCAGTGATTGGGGTGATGGCAGTGGCCGTCTGAATTGGACGCCACCGCTTAATAGTCCCGGTACTTACACCCTGGTGATTCGTGCCACCGATGCTGTGGACAGCAGTCTGTACTCCGAGCAAACCGTTACCATCACGGTGGAGACAGTACCTGTCACTACGGGTAACTTTGTCTATCAGGAATCAGCAGGCCTGGTGGTCATGGAGGGTGAGCATTACATCAACCAAGAGCAGTCCTTTGAAAACTACAATTGGGAATTGATTACCCCAGCAGAAGCTGTGGGCGAAGGTGCGATAGTCGCGCCTGCAGGGGCCTCGGTTTCACCGCCGAATGGCTTTACGACCGATAATGCCCGAGTTGATTACGCCATCGATTTTACGCAAACGGGTACTTATTACCTATGGATACGCGGGTATGCTCCGAATAGTACCTCCCGCACTTTTTATCCTGGAATGGACGGCATCCCGCACAGTTCGGGCAAATATTTCGTCATTCCCCCGCCCAATGGCTGGTCCTGGTCCAATGTTCGGCAGGGTTCTGCTGGAAACGTATTCACTTTCGAGGTGAGCAGCCCCGGTGTGCATCATTTGAATCTGTGGATGCGCGAATCGGACGTCATCATTGATCGCATTTTGTTGACGACCGATTCGAGCTTTGTACCCAACGGCAATGGACCGGAGGAGAGTCAATATGAATAA
- a CDS encoding TolC family protein: MAMTHAREVFCRLLYTVIMVVASVSPTIAIAQSMTLTQAITNTLEHNPQLHQFEIKKNHILGQRKMSSLSPGLNLDFEVENIGGSGRYSDVGSAETTLSLSSVIELGDKRNARTAVRDSELDLVDYQKRAYTLDALGQLNAVFIKTLEIQQLITLAGEARDLAKKTLMIVKRRSGKGAAPDSDIKRSNALLAKSQLILDALTQQHERSLVRLASFWGGETPPATEVEGELYDFGSTSEYSDLYQRALASPAIAVLASEDRLKAAEIQLAQTQGKPDLDWSVGIRRFEDSGESALVAGVSIPLFSGKRSNGDLKSALADRDEVALRRKDALNQLNTRLFDAYSLRIQQVNEVKVYRNTVIPELTSALKATQRAYETGRYSYQDWIAAQKELIEAKQSLIESAAAALLNQTVIEQLVAKPFAQ; this comes from the coding sequence ATGGCTATGACTCATGCCCGTGAGGTATTTTGCCGCCTATTGTATACCGTCATTATGGTGGTTGCCTCTGTGTCTCCCACTATTGCTATCGCGCAAAGCATGACACTTACACAAGCAATCACTAACACTCTGGAACACAACCCTCAATTGCATCAATTTGAGATAAAGAAAAACCACATCCTCGGTCAACGTAAAATGAGCAGTCTGTCTCCCGGACTCAACCTGGATTTTGAAGTTGAAAATATCGGAGGTAGCGGTCGCTACTCCGATGTGGGATCAGCGGAGACAACATTATCTTTATCGTCTGTTATTGAATTAGGCGATAAACGAAACGCACGCACAGCTGTCCGGGATTCGGAATTGGATCTAGTCGACTACCAAAAGCGGGCGTACACACTGGACGCTCTAGGGCAACTGAACGCGGTTTTTATTAAGACGTTAGAAATCCAACAACTCATTACTTTAGCTGGGGAAGCGCGAGACCTGGCAAAGAAAACCTTAATGATTGTTAAGCGCCGGTCCGGAAAAGGTGCCGCACCGGACTCTGACATTAAGCGATCCAACGCGCTATTAGCGAAATCCCAACTGATATTAGACGCGCTAACACAACAGCACGAACGGAGTCTGGTTAGGTTAGCATCGTTTTGGGGTGGGGAAACGCCCCCCGCCACCGAAGTAGAGGGAGAACTTTATGACTTCGGCTCAACGTCGGAATACTCAGACCTGTACCAACGCGCACTGGCCTCACCCGCCATCGCCGTTTTAGCCAGTGAAGACCGGCTGAAAGCAGCCGAAATTCAGCTCGCTCAAACACAAGGCAAACCCGACCTGGATTGGAGCGTGGGAATTCGACGTTTTGAGGATTCAGGAGAATCGGCGTTAGTTGCGGGAGTATCTATCCCACTCTTTAGCGGAAAACGTAGTAACGGTGATCTAAAAAGCGCGTTGGCTGACCGCGATGAGGTTGCGCTCCGCCGCAAAGATGCCCTTAACCAATTAAATACCCGCTTGTTTGATGCTTACTCATTACGTATTCAGCAAGTGAATGAGGTGAAAGTCTACCGAAACACGGTTATTCCTGAACTCACTTCTGCTTTGAAAGCCACTCAGCGCGCTTACGAAACTGGTCGCTACAGCTATCAAGATTGGATTGCAGCACAAAAAGAGCTTATCGAAGCAAAGCAGAGCTTAATCGAAAGCGCAGCTGCAGCATTGTTAAACCAGACCGTTATAGAACAGTTGGTCGCGAAACCCTTTGCTCAATAA
- a CDS encoding efflux RND transporter periplasmic adaptor subunit: MNNKFVLSLMTILTLGLINTAYPSDSEHHLEHEETTKITEDLANKNGINTGITGPQKLHKSIISYGRLTTAPEKTSHVRARFAGIIKSVSVTIGDQVSTGELLAIVESNESLKQYKVIAPITGTIIQRHANAGEMTQNQVLFSIADFQSLWAELRIFPQQQALIEPGQPIKLLNNGETPGNTKESIIEHVLPGPENTAYTIARAKIPNDDSKLLPGLMIGAKIDIAEFTTALAVKNTALQTMDSQLGIFTKAEDTYTFKPVTIGRSDNQFSEVISGVAAGVEYVTENSYLIKADIEKSEAEHEH, translated from the coding sequence ATGAACAATAAATTCGTTTTATCGCTAATGACGATACTCACATTGGGACTGATTAATACGGCCTACCCGAGTGACTCTGAACATCACCTTGAACACGAAGAGACGACAAAAATCACAGAGGATCTAGCAAATAAAAACGGCATCAATACCGGGATTACCGGTCCGCAGAAATTACATAAATCGATCATCAGCTACGGCAGACTGACAACGGCTCCGGAGAAAACAAGTCATGTACGCGCTCGCTTCGCAGGAATAATAAAATCTGTCAGTGTCACCATCGGCGACCAGGTTAGTACTGGCGAACTTCTGGCCATAGTCGAATCCAACGAAAGCCTAAAACAATACAAAGTGATTGCCCCTATCACAGGAACCATTATTCAAAGGCACGCAAATGCTGGGGAAATGACACAAAACCAGGTGCTGTTTTCCATCGCTGATTTTCAATCTCTTTGGGCTGAATTGCGAATCTTTCCGCAACAGCAAGCGCTTATCGAGCCAGGTCAACCCATTAAACTACTGAATAATGGCGAAACTCCAGGAAACACGAAGGAATCCATCATCGAGCACGTCTTGCCAGGTCCGGAAAACACCGCTTACACCATTGCAAGAGCTAAGATTCCAAATGACGATAGTAAACTATTACCCGGACTTATGATCGGTGCAAAAATTGACATCGCGGAATTTACCACCGCACTTGCTGTGAAAAATACTGCACTGCAGACCATGGATTCGCAACTCGGTATTTTTACCAAAGCCGAAGACACCTATACATTTAAACCGGTGACCATTGGCCGATCCGACAATCAATTTTCTGAGGTGATTTCAGGTGTTGCAGCAGGAGTGGAATACGTTACTGAAAATAGCTACCTGATCAAGGCCGATATAGAAAAATCAGAAGCCGAACATGAACACTAA
- a CDS encoding efflux RND transporter permease subunit, which translates to MINSILRLAIERRILFLSALVLIIASGLWSYQQLPIDAVPDITNVQVQINTAAPGYSPQEAEQRITYPVETALAGLPKLAYTRSLSRYGLSQVTVVFEEGTDIYFARNLINTKLSGIQSALPEGIEPEMGPISTGLGEIFMYTVQALPDAEKITGTHYDATALREIQDWIIKPQLAQVKGVVEVNSIGGYNKQYHITPDIQSMLHFRIAMADIVLALKNNNRNQGAGYIEKNGQQLLVRSPGQLTTITEIENVIVTSQDSVPVKISDIASVAIGKELRTGAATQDGVETVLGTTMMLIGANSREVAKNVALKLEQIQTSLPRGVVATPVYDRTSLVDKAMKTVSKNLLEGALLVILILFMLLGNLRAAIITAAVIPITMLMTVTGMVKTGVSANLMSLGALDFGLIVDGTVIIVENSVRRLAYAQRSGILDLRERLNTVYEAASEVIRPSLFGVAIITVVYIPIFSLTGVEGKMFHPMAATVVMALIAAMILSLTIVPAAVAVFLKGNIKEKESFAIQVAKSIYKPMLMLAMKARWLVLVCAGGFVICATWIATTLGSEFVPQLDEGDIALHAIRIPGTSLSQSVEMQELLEKRIKSFPEVDKVFARIGTAEVATDPMPPNVADNFVILKPRNEWPEPEKTKQQLINELEESLTQVPGNNYEFTQPIQMRFNELISGVRADLGIKVFGDDLTQLVLTGNEIMSVLKETEGASDVRVEQVTGLPTLSVIPKRTELGRYGLNVTDLQEWVASAIGGESAGILYEGDRRFELVVRLPESTRSDPDQLSELPVLLKNGDYVPLSEIANLEVSPAPAQISRENGKRRIVVTANVRGRDLGGFVEEVKGNIAANVNIPAGYWLDFGGTFEQLESATKRLSIVVPVTLIIILSLLVMAFGSLKDALIIFSGVPLALTGGVFALAIRGMPMSISAGIGFIALSGVAVLNGLVMLAFIRNLWHEKKDLAGAIIEGAVIRLRPVLMTALVASLGFVPMALNTGTGAEVQRPLATVVIGGIISSTLLTLFVLPVLYHWLHGRSRSVKV; encoded by the coding sequence ATGATTAATTCAATATTACGCCTTGCGATAGAAAGGCGGATTCTATTCTTGAGTGCATTGGTCTTAATAATCGCATCAGGATTATGGAGCTACCAGCAACTTCCCATCGATGCCGTTCCCGACATAACCAATGTTCAGGTTCAAATAAATACCGCAGCGCCCGGTTATTCCCCCCAGGAAGCGGAACAACGCATAACGTACCCGGTTGAAACAGCCCTCGCAGGGCTACCTAAGCTGGCTTATACCCGCTCGCTGTCCCGCTACGGGCTATCTCAGGTCACGGTCGTTTTCGAGGAAGGAACAGACATCTATTTTGCCAGAAACCTAATCAATACCAAGCTTAGCGGTATCCAATCCGCGCTGCCTGAAGGTATAGAACCGGAGATGGGACCGATCTCAACAGGGCTTGGTGAAATATTTATGTATACCGTGCAGGCTTTACCCGACGCGGAGAAAATTACCGGGACTCACTATGACGCAACCGCACTACGTGAGATTCAGGATTGGATTATCAAACCTCAGCTGGCGCAGGTGAAAGGCGTAGTCGAAGTGAACAGCATTGGCGGTTACAACAAGCAGTACCATATTACACCCGACATACAAAGCATGCTGCATTTTCGTATTGCCATGGCAGACATCGTTCTAGCGCTGAAAAACAACAATCGCAATCAGGGAGCGGGATACATAGAAAAAAATGGTCAGCAACTTTTGGTACGCTCTCCTGGTCAGCTTACAACGATAACTGAAATTGAAAATGTCATTGTCACCAGCCAGGATTCTGTACCCGTCAAAATATCCGATATAGCCAGTGTCGCTATTGGAAAAGAGCTTCGCACTGGAGCTGCAACCCAGGATGGTGTAGAGACGGTGCTCGGCACAACGATGATGCTGATCGGAGCAAACTCGAGAGAAGTAGCAAAGAATGTGGCGTTAAAGCTCGAACAAATTCAGACATCCCTCCCCCGGGGTGTCGTCGCAACCCCGGTATACGATCGCACTTCACTGGTAGACAAAGCCATGAAAACGGTGAGCAAAAACCTGTTGGAAGGCGCCCTTTTGGTGATCCTTATCCTGTTTATGTTACTGGGAAACTTGCGAGCTGCGATTATAACCGCAGCGGTGATTCCGATAACAATGCTCATGACCGTAACCGGTATGGTTAAAACCGGCGTTTCAGCTAATCTGATGAGTCTGGGGGCATTGGATTTTGGTCTCATAGTCGATGGTACCGTTATCATCGTTGAGAATTCCGTACGACGTTTAGCCTATGCACAACGATCAGGAATTCTGGATTTACGGGAACGTTTGAATACAGTGTACGAAGCGGCTTCTGAAGTCATCAGACCCAGCTTGTTTGGCGTAGCCATAATTACCGTGGTTTATATCCCCATATTTTCTTTGACCGGGGTAGAAGGAAAAATGTTTCACCCGATGGCGGCCACCGTCGTCATGGCCCTCATCGCAGCTATGATTCTGTCCCTGACCATAGTCCCCGCAGCGGTAGCAGTATTTCTTAAAGGAAATATTAAAGAAAAGGAAAGCTTCGCCATACAAGTCGCAAAATCGATATACAAGCCCATGCTGATGTTAGCAATGAAGGCTCGCTGGTTGGTATTGGTCTGTGCAGGGGGGTTCGTTATCTGCGCCACCTGGATAGCGACAACTCTGGGTTCTGAATTTGTACCGCAACTGGATGAAGGTGACATCGCCCTGCACGCTATACGGATACCGGGAACCAGCCTAAGCCAGTCGGTAGAAATGCAAGAGCTACTGGAGAAACGCATTAAATCGTTTCCCGAAGTTGACAAAGTGTTTGCTCGAATAGGGACAGCGGAAGTGGCTACAGACCCTATGCCGCCCAACGTTGCGGATAACTTTGTTATCCTGAAGCCTCGCAACGAATGGCCCGAACCTGAAAAAACCAAACAACAGCTGATAAATGAGCTGGAAGAATCACTTACTCAGGTACCGGGCAATAATTATGAATTTACTCAGCCAATCCAGATGAGATTCAATGAACTAATATCGGGAGTGCGAGCCGACTTGGGGATAAAGGTTTTTGGCGATGACCTAACGCAGCTGGTGTTAACAGGGAACGAAATAATGAGCGTTTTGAAAGAAACGGAGGGTGCTTCCGACGTTCGTGTTGAACAAGTAACCGGGCTTCCGACACTTTCCGTTATCCCCAAAAGAACGGAGCTTGGTCGATACGGGCTAAACGTGACCGATCTGCAGGAATGGGTTGCTTCAGCAATCGGCGGAGAAAGTGCAGGTATTTTATATGAAGGGGATCGACGCTTTGAACTGGTGGTACGACTACCGGAAAGCACGCGCAGTGACCCGGATCAACTGTCTGAGCTCCCTGTACTTTTAAAAAATGGCGACTATGTTCCGTTATCCGAAATCGCAAACCTGGAAGTATCCCCTGCCCCGGCTCAAATAAGTCGTGAAAACGGAAAACGCCGTATCGTGGTGACAGCAAACGTTCGAGGACGTGATCTAGGCGGATTTGTCGAAGAGGTTAAGGGAAACATTGCGGCTAATGTGAACATACCGGCAGGCTACTGGCTCGATTTCGGTGGCACCTTTGAACAATTGGAATCAGCTACCAAACGCCTGAGCATTGTGGTGCCCGTTACGCTGATCATTATATTAAGCTTACTGGTAATGGCGTTCGGCTCACTAAAAGACGCGTTAATTATTTTCAGTGGTGTGCCTTTAGCTCTCACAGGCGGCGTATTTGCTTTGGCCATCCGAGGTATGCCGATGTCGATTTCAGCAGGCATCGGTTTCATTGCATTGTCCGGCGTGGCTGTTCTTAACGGACTGGTCATGTTAGCGTTTATTCGCAACCTGTGGCACGAAAAGAAAGATCTCGCGGGCGCAATAATAGAGGGCGCTGTTATCCGGTTACGCCCTGTTCTGATGACCGCATTGGTGGCCAGTTTGGGGTTTGTACCTATGGCCCTGAATACGGGCACCGGCGCAGAAGTTCAGCGACCGCTAGCGACAGTCGTAATAGGCGGCATCATCTCTTCCACGTTACTGACATTATTTGTACTGCCCGTGTTATACCATTGGCTGCACGGACGATCGCGCTCCGTAAAAGTCTAA
- a CDS encoding dienelactone hydrolase family protein: MKLLRTLSIKTMALTLGLFSSITFAGTITYKVDKQEYEGYYVSPGEDAPLVILLHDWDGLTDYEIQRSDMLMKQGYAVFAADLFGKGVRPIKDQDKKQHTGELYADREKLRNLIKAAVTTAKAQGADVNNAVMAGYCFGGAGVLEYARSGANLKGFVTFHGGLSTPVGQNYKNTKAGILVFHGSADSAISLQDLATLGTELEQNNVPHELISYGGAPHAFTVFGSDRYRPQADKLSWQRFLTYLQETTSK; this comes from the coding sequence ATGAAATTACTAAGGACGTTAAGCATCAAAACCATGGCCCTCACCCTGGGCCTGTTCTCTTCCATCACCTTCGCCGGCACCATTACCTATAAAGTGGATAAACAAGAATACGAAGGTTATTACGTATCCCCCGGCGAGGATGCACCCCTGGTCATATTGCTACACGATTGGGATGGATTAACGGACTACGAAATACAGCGATCCGATATGCTAATGAAGCAGGGTTATGCGGTGTTTGCGGCAGATCTATTCGGAAAAGGTGTTCGCCCGATAAAAGATCAGGATAAGAAACAACACACCGGAGAACTCTATGCGGACCGGGAAAAATTACGAAACCTCATCAAAGCTGCTGTTACTACGGCTAAAGCCCAGGGCGCAGATGTTAACAATGCTGTAATGGCAGGTTACTGTTTTGGCGGAGCCGGAGTGTTGGAATACGCCAGATCAGGTGCCAATTTAAAGGGATTTGTCACATTCCACGGAGGGCTGAGCACGCCCGTTGGGCAGAACTACAAAAATACCAAAGCCGGAATATTAGTGTTTCATGGAAGTGCGGACAGCGCGATCAGCTTACAGGATTTGGCAACCCTGGGCACAGAGCTGGAGCAGAATAATGTTCCACACGAATTGATTAGTTACGGTGGTGCCCCCCACGCATTCACTGTGTTCGGCTCGGATCGTTATCGACCACAAGCTGACAAATTATCCTGGCAGCGTTTTCTGACCTATTTGCAGGAAACCACCAGTAAATGA
- a CDS encoding Fe2+-dependent dioxygenase yields the protein MLLVVEGALSKIEVKQFRLQLAEADWEEGASSAGELAKEVKLNQQFSDHHETGVRLGNLIVSKLSQNPQFISAALPKKIYPPKFNRYAAGGRYGVHVDSAVLQAPGTGEYVRSDISATLFLSEPDEYQGGELVIEGSFGAQPVKLCAGDLVLYPASSLHQVQPVEEGERVSSFFWVQSMVRDDGARELLYELDQSIQMLRTENSQQTEIVRLSGIYHNLLRRWIDV from the coding sequence ATGTTGCTCGTCGTTGAAGGCGCTTTATCCAAGATCGAAGTAAAACAATTTCGTTTGCAGTTGGCTGAGGCTGATTGGGAGGAGGGTGCTTCCAGTGCCGGTGAGTTGGCAAAAGAAGTGAAACTGAATCAGCAATTTTCCGACCACCATGAAACCGGCGTTCGATTGGGTAATTTGATTGTGAGCAAGCTCAGTCAGAATCCGCAATTTATATCCGCCGCGTTACCAAAGAAAATTTATCCGCCAAAGTTTAATCGTTACGCGGCGGGTGGTCGTTATGGCGTGCATGTGGACAGTGCTGTACTGCAGGCGCCGGGCACCGGTGAATATGTAAGAAGCGATATTTCCGCAACGTTATTTTTGTCAGAACCGGACGAATATCAGGGTGGTGAACTGGTGATTGAAGGGTCGTTCGGGGCGCAGCCCGTCAAGCTTTGCGCCGGGGATCTGGTGCTTTATCCCGCCTCTAGTTTGCACCAGGTGCAACCGGTAGAGGAGGGTGAGAGAGTCAGTTCTTTTTTCTGGGTGCAGAGCATGGTGCGTGATGACGGCGCGCGAGAGTTGTTGTATGAATTGGACCAGAGTATTCAAATGCTGCGCACTGAAAACAGTCAGCAAACCGAAATTGTTCGCTTGAGTGGCATCTATCATAACCTTTTAAGGCGCTGGATAGACGTCTGA